One part of the Actinomyces howellii genome encodes these proteins:
- a CDS encoding alpha-1,4-glucan--maltose-1-phosphate maltosyltransferase — translation MPSNVPTSPSQDSAPAAETPRPAAYSPVGRIPVTEVFPVVEDGRWPAKAVPGEVIPVRATVFREGHDRFGATAVLVRPDGTDGPSARMREIAPGRDLYEARLAPDSPGDWGLRVEGWSDPYATWAHDAGIKVPAGVDVELMLEEGARVLERAAGLEERPDQDAAVLREAAAALRDASAPAASRLAAGLDEGVVSALERLPLRDFVSPSATYPLQVDRRRALVGSWYEIFPRSLGSGTDAEGNWRSGTLRTATARLDRIAAMGFDVLYLTPISPIGTTNRKGRNNTLTARPGDPGSPYGIGSPEGGHDVVHPDLGTFEDFDALVARAGELGMEVALDLALQCSPDHPWVSEHPEWFTVLADGSIAYAENPPKKYQDIYPLNFDNDPEGIYDAILEVVTTWIEHGVTIFRVDNPHTKPLPFWQRLIREVRASHPEVLFLAEAFTRPAMMRTLGKIGFNQSYTYFAWRNTKEELTDYMVELSQETAHVLRPAFWPTTHDILTPFMTNGKVAAFKLRAVLAATMSPTWGIYSGYELAESTPRPGYEEQIDNEKYEYKPRDFAAARTNGIEDLLTRLNAARTAHPCLQQLRDIWFHPTSNDALIAYSKRVEAAHSPTGADDVVLTVVNLDPHRAQEGEVFLNLDQLGLPPGTDGSRPVVHVTDELTGASYDWSGTNYVRLDPFGGQVAHVLSVEPL, via the coding sequence ATGCCGTCCAACGTCCCGACCTCGCCGTCCCAGGACTCAGCTCCCGCAGCCGAGACCCCCCGCCCAGCCGCGTACTCCCCGGTGGGCCGGATCCCCGTCACCGAGGTCTTCCCCGTCGTCGAGGACGGTCGCTGGCCGGCCAAGGCCGTGCCGGGGGAGGTCATTCCCGTGCGTGCCACGGTCTTCCGGGAGGGGCACGACCGCTTCGGCGCCACAGCCGTGCTCGTGCGCCCCGACGGGACCGACGGCCCCAGCGCGCGCATGCGGGAGATCGCCCCCGGCCGTGACCTGTACGAGGCTCGTCTGGCCCCCGACTCCCCCGGCGACTGGGGCCTGCGGGTCGAGGGCTGGTCGGACCCCTACGCCACGTGGGCCCATGACGCGGGCATCAAGGTCCCTGCCGGGGTCGACGTCGAGCTCATGCTCGAGGAGGGCGCCCGGGTCCTGGAGCGCGCCGCGGGGCTCGAGGAGCGCCCGGACCAGGACGCCGCCGTCCTCCGGGAGGCGGCCGCCGCGCTGCGGGACGCCTCCGCCCCGGCCGCCTCCCGGCTCGCCGCAGGGCTGGACGAGGGCGTCGTCTCGGCGCTCGAGCGCCTGCCGCTGCGTGACTTCGTGTCCCCGTCGGCCACCTACCCCCTTCAGGTCGACCGGCGCAGGGCGCTGGTCGGCTCCTGGTACGAGATCTTCCCCCGCTCCCTGGGATCAGGCACCGACGCCGAGGGGAACTGGCGCTCGGGGACCCTGCGCACCGCCACGGCCCGCCTCGACCGCATCGCCGCGATGGGCTTCGACGTCCTCTACCTCACCCCGATCTCCCCCATCGGGACGACCAACCGCAAGGGCAGGAACAACACGCTGACAGCACGCCCCGGCGACCCGGGCTCCCCCTACGGCATCGGCTCACCTGAGGGCGGGCACGACGTCGTCCACCCCGACCTGGGCACCTTCGAGGACTTCGACGCCCTCGTGGCCAGGGCCGGGGAGCTGGGGATGGAGGTCGCCCTCGACCTGGCGCTCCAGTGCTCACCCGACCACCCGTGGGTGAGCGAGCACCCCGAGTGGTTCACGGTCCTGGCCGACGGCTCCATCGCCTACGCCGAGAACCCGCCGAAGAAGTACCAGGACATCTACCCCCTCAACTTCGACAACGACCCCGAGGGCATCTACGACGCGATCCTCGAGGTGGTCACGACCTGGATCGAGCACGGCGTGACGATCTTCCGCGTCGACAACCCGCACACCAAGCCCCTGCCTTTCTGGCAGCGGCTCATCCGGGAGGTGCGCGCCTCGCACCCCGAGGTGCTCTTCCTGGCCGAGGCCTTCACCCGCCCGGCCATGATGCGCACGCTGGGCAAGATCGGCTTCAACCAGAGCTACACCTACTTCGCATGGCGCAACACCAAGGAGGAGCTGACCGACTACATGGTCGAGCTCTCCCAGGAGACCGCTCACGTCCTGCGCCCGGCCTTCTGGCCCACGACCCACGACATCCTCACCCCCTTCATGACCAACGGGAAGGTGGCCGCCTTCAAGCTGCGGGCCGTGCTCGCGGCCACGATGTCCCCGACCTGGGGCATCTACTCGGGCTACGAGCTGGCCGAGTCCACGCCGCGCCCAGGCTACGAGGAGCAGATCGACAACGAGAAGTACGAGTACAAGCCCCGTGACTTCGCGGCGGCCCGCACCAACGGCATCGAGGACCTCCTCACCCGCCTCAACGCGGCGCGTACCGCCCACCCCTGCCTCCAGCAGCTGCGGGACATCTGGTTCCACCCCACGAGCAACGACGCGCTCATCGCCTACTCCAAGCGGGTCGAGGCGGCGCACAGCCCCACCGGAGCCGACGACGTCGTCCTCACGGTGGTCAACCTCGACCCGCACCGTGCCCAGGAGGGCGAGGTCTTCCTCAACCTCGACCAGCTCGGCCTGCCCCCGGGCACCGACGGCTCCCGTCCCGTGGTCCACGTCACCGACGAGCTGACCGGCGCCTCCTACGACTGGAGCGGGACGAACTACGTGCGGCTGGACCCCTTCGGCGGCCAGGTCGCGCACGTGCTCAGCGTCGAGCCCCTGTGA